Proteins found in one Terribacillus sp. DMT04 genomic segment:
- a CDS encoding glycosyl hydrolase 115 family protein has product MENKIDLVHDSELNQEEYKIVFSAPDAMEIRASDDLGFVYALLYLSNEFLKIKPFWFWMDQEIESVDYIEIPIQTYTSPRKAVKYRGWFINDEVLIDYMCEKNQSEELWDMAFEALLRCGGNMVIPGTDRNSRKFRQKAVDTGLWITHHHAEPLGAEMFTREYPRLEASYKKYPELFHALWEEGIAEQKGHKTIFNLGFRGQGDYPFWAEDSAYDTPQKRGALISELINIQYELVEKYVDNPVCCTNLYGEVMELYNEGHIQLNPEIIKIWADNGYGKMVSRRQESTNLRVPALPTNKGRHGIYYHVSFYDLQAANHITMLPNSIDFVNQELHHAFTKGVDDFLIVNCSNIRPHVFYLDAIKKIWEGKEIDSTGHAQVFVSEYFGDFGDVAACFSDYAKCTVKYGNHEDDHAGEQFYNYGVRVLATQWMKDNNNHSPDFAWAAGNGSLGRQVAFLENTCTKGLNSFSDLVSKCEKVSNALPEPQKKVFDFTIYMQSKLHLYCIQGVLDFCDAYEDFTGERYMRAFYKAGRASEKFQAANAEMRNSEYGVWNGFYENDCLSNCKFTAYILKNLMSYIRMIGEGPRFFDWQRELMYAEEDRRIMLLTNLRNHMTDDELFYAMKEKNIY; this is encoded by the coding sequence ATGGAGAATAAAATTGACTTAGTGCATGATTCTGAGCTTAATCAAGAAGAATATAAGATTGTATTTTCCGCTCCAGACGCTATGGAGATAAGAGCCTCCGATGATTTAGGATTTGTGTATGCATTACTTTACTTAAGTAATGAATTTCTGAAGATTAAGCCATTCTGGTTTTGGATGGATCAAGAAATCGAGTCTGTGGATTATATTGAAATTCCTATACAGACATATACCTCTCCAAGGAAGGCAGTAAAATACAGAGGCTGGTTTATTAATGATGAGGTTTTAATTGATTATATGTGTGAGAAAAATCAATCGGAAGAATTGTGGGATATGGCTTTTGAGGCGTTGCTTAGGTGCGGGGGGAATATGGTTATTCCAGGGACAGATCGGAATTCGAGGAAGTTTCGGCAAAAAGCTGTGGATACTGGACTTTGGATAACGCATCATCATGCGGAGCCTTTGGGTGCGGAAATGTTTACACGAGAATATCCTCGTTTAGAGGCGTCTTATAAGAAGTATCCTGAACTTTTTCATGCGTTATGGGAAGAGGGCATAGCGGAGCAGAAGGGTCATAAGACGATTTTTAATTTAGGGTTTCGAGGACAAGGGGATTATCCTTTTTGGGCAGAGGATTCGGCATATGATACTCCTCAAAAAAGAGGCGCGTTAATTAGCGAATTAATCAATATTCAGTATGAGCTGGTCGAAAAATATGTAGATAATCCTGTTTGCTGTACAAATTTATATGGCGAGGTTATGGAACTTTACAATGAAGGTCATATTCAGCTGAATCCAGAAATCATAAAGATATGGGCGGATAATGGGTACGGTAAAATGGTTTCTAGAAGGCAAGAAAGCACTAACTTGAGAGTACCAGCTCTGCCAACTAATAAAGGACGTCATGGAATTTATTATCATGTGTCCTTTTATGATCTGCAAGCAGCAAACCATATTACGATGCTTCCAAACTCTATCGACTTTGTTAACCAGGAATTGCATCATGCATTCACAAAAGGTGTAGATGATTTCCTAATCGTAAATTGCTCTAATATACGGCCGCATGTGTTTTATTTAGATGCTATTAAAAAGATTTGGGAAGGAAAAGAGATTGATAGTACGGGCCATGCACAAGTATTTGTTTCAGAATATTTTGGTGATTTTGGAGATGTTGCGGCTTGTTTTTCAGATTACGCGAAATGTACGGTGAAGTATGGCAATCATGAAGATGACCACGCTGGTGAGCAATTTTATAATTACGGTGTAAGAGTGCTGGCTACGCAATGGATGAAGGATAACAACAATCATTCACCAGATTTTGCATGGGCAGCGGGAAATGGATCACTTGGCAGACAAGTAGCCTTTCTTGAAAATACTTGTACAAAGGGATTGAATTCTTTTTCTGATTTGGTCAGTAAATGCGAGAAAGTTAGCAATGCACTGCCAGAGCCACAAAAAAAGGTGTTTGATTTTACCATATATATGCAGTCAAAGTTGCATTTGTATTGTATACAGGGCGTATTAGATTTTTGCGATGCTTATGAGGATTTTACGGGTGAAAGATATATGCGTGCTTTTTACAAGGCTGGCAGGGCTTCTGAAAAGTTCCAAGCAGCAAATGCAGAAATGAGAAATAGTGAATACGGCGTCTGGAACGGGTTTTATGAAAATGATTGCTTAAGTAATTGTAAGTTTACTGCCTATATCCTCAAAAATCTGATGAGCTACATACGCATGATTGGCGAGGGACCAAGATTTTTTGACTGGCAGCGAGAACTCATGTATGCAGAAGAAGATAGAAGAATTATGCTGCTGACCAATTTGCGTAACCACATGACGGACGACGAGCTTTTTTATGCGATGAAAGAAAAAAACATCTATTAA
- a CDS encoding N-acetylmannosamine-6-phosphate 2-epimerase, with protein sequence MLNAVKNNLIVSCQALPDEALHSSFIMSKMALAAKQGGAKGIRANSKTDIIEIKKDVSLPVIGIVKRDYKDSSVFITATYREMDELLESGCEMIAMDATARRRPENIALSELVAYVREKDAAVQLMADIATLEEAIQAEQLNFDCVSTTLYGYTEETNKQKLYDYDFKFLRQVIEHVRIPVIAEGNVVTPEMAKRCLQIGAHAVVVGGAITRPQQITERFVETIN encoded by the coding sequence ATGTTAAACGCTGTTAAAAATAATCTCATCGTATCTTGCCAAGCTTTACCCGACGAAGCCTTGCATAGCTCCTTTATTATGTCGAAAATGGCATTAGCTGCAAAGCAGGGCGGCGCAAAAGGGATACGGGCAAATTCCAAGACAGATATTATAGAAATAAAAAAAGATGTAAGCTTGCCAGTTATAGGAATAGTGAAGCGTGACTATAAAGATTCCTCTGTGTTCATCACAGCCACTTATCGAGAAATGGATGAACTGCTAGAAAGTGGCTGTGAGATGATTGCCATGGATGCGACAGCACGGAGAAGACCTGAAAATATTGCATTAAGTGAACTAGTAGCGTATGTTCGAGAAAAAGATGCAGCGGTGCAATTGATGGCGGATATTGCTACCCTAGAAGAAGCTATACAAGCGGAACAACTTAATTTTGACTGTGTCTCTACTACATTGTACGGCTACACAGAGGAAACAAATAAGCAGAAGCTTTACGATTATGATTTTAAATTTTTAAGACAAGTAATTGAACATGTTCGTATACCTGTCATTGCTGAAGGAAATGTAGTGACGCCGGAAATGGCTAAACGATGCTTACAGATTGGTGCGCATGCCGTGGTGGTTGGTGGTGCAATTACTAGGCCGCAGCAGATTACGGAAAGGTTTGTGGAGACTATAAATTGA
- a CDS encoding tRNA-dihydrouridine synthase: MKENFWRDLPRPFFVLAPMEDVTDVVFRHVVSEAARPDVFFTEFTNSESYCHPDGKDSVRGRLTFTEDEQPMVAHIWGDRPENFREMSIGMAEQGFKGVDLNMGCPVPNVAGNGKGSGLICRPEVAAELIQAAKAGGLPVSVKTRLGYTDIEEWRDWLTHVLKQDIANLSIHLRTRAEMSKVDAHWELIPEIKKLRDEIAPDTLLTINGDIPDRKTGLELVEKYGVDGVMIGRGIFTNPFAFEKEPKEHTSKELLDLLRLHLDFHDKYSQEVKRPFKPLPRFFKIYVKGFKGASKLRNELMNTKSTNEARELLDEFEAEFLTVVEGQ; this comes from the coding sequence ATGAAAGAAAATTTCTGGCGTGATTTACCGCGTCCATTTTTTGTGTTGGCTCCTATGGAGGATGTGACGGATGTTGTTTTTCGTCATGTAGTGAGTGAAGCTGCTAGACCTGATGTGTTCTTCACAGAATTTACGAACTCGGAGAGCTATTGTCATCCTGATGGGAAGGATAGCGTGCGCGGTCGTTTGACTTTTACAGAAGATGAACAGCCAATGGTTGCGCATATATGGGGAGATCGTCCGGAGAACTTTCGGGAGATGAGTATTGGTATGGCGGAACAAGGCTTTAAGGGTGTGGATCTCAATATGGGCTGTCCTGTCCCCAATGTAGCTGGGAATGGGAAAGGAAGCGGCCTGATTTGTCGTCCCGAAGTTGCGGCTGAATTAATTCAAGCTGCAAAAGCAGGTGGCTTGCCTGTAAGTGTGAAGACAAGACTTGGATACACGGATATTGAAGAGTGGCGTGACTGGCTAACACACGTGCTGAAGCAAGACATCGCAAATCTTTCCATTCATTTGCGTACAAGAGCAGAGATGAGTAAAGTAGACGCACATTGGGAGCTAATTCCCGAAATTAAGAAACTTCGTGATGAAATAGCACCAGACACGCTCCTAACAATCAATGGCGATATTCCAGATCGTAAAACTGGGTTAGAACTCGTTGAAAAATACGGTGTTGACGGAGTTATGATTGGGCGCGGAATTTTCACAAATCCATTCGCCTTCGAAAAAGAGCCGAAAGAACATACTAGCAAGGAATTGCTGGATCTTCTAAGGCTGCATCTGGATTTTCACGATAAATACTCACAAGAAGTAAAACGCCCATTCAAGCCGCTACCACGTTTCTTTAAGATATATGTGAAAGGTTTCAAAGGGGCAAGTAAATTAAGAAATGAATTGATGAATACAAAGTCAACCAATGAAGCAAGAGAATTGTTGGATGAGTTTGAGGCGGAATTTCTTACTGTGGTGGAAGGACAATAA
- a CDS encoding helix-turn-helix transcriptional regulator has translation MYTRSEKGDDLNKVQAFRKQQGLTQIELARKVGVARQTINLIENGKYNPSLSLCISLARELETDLNALFWEEKE, from the coding sequence ATGTACACGAGAAGCGAAAAGGGTGATGACTTGAATAAAGTCCAAGCGTTTAGAAAGCAGCAAGGCTTAACGCAAATTGAATTGGCAAGAAAGGTTGGGGTTGCAAGACAAACCATCAATCTGATTGAAAATGGCAAATACAATCCATCCTTATCCTTGTGTATTTCATTAGCCAGAGAATTAGAAACAGATTTAAATGCTTTGTTTTGGGAGGAGAAAGAATGA
- a CDS encoding DUF3278 domain-containing protein, whose amino-acid sequence MKNKILNHFVGVMDDRDEYQQQEIHKELAFSGILLWCLSILVMFVALVVDTVKDSVSFTTVCLFIINMVYAGLMTTRIRKKSLDETDCVTEEEYEERKARLKKSATFMGIFWGGAMLVTMDYIFPFFSNEEVDISWGSIAWVIGGIFFGMTMYSFSKMKLKKHF is encoded by the coding sequence ATGAAGAACAAAATATTGAATCATTTTGTAGGAGTCATGGATGATAGAGATGAATATCAGCAGCAGGAGATACATAAAGAATTAGCTTTTTCCGGTATATTGTTGTGGTGTTTATCTATACTGGTAATGTTTGTGGCTCTTGTTGTTGATACAGTTAAAGATAGTGTATCTTTTACTACCGTCTGCCTTTTTATCATAAATATGGTCTATGCAGGATTGATGACGACAAGAATCAGAAAGAAAAGTCTTGATGAGACGGATTGTGTTACAGAAGAAGAATATGAAGAGAGAAAAGCAAGACTCAAAAAATCTGCAACTTTTATGGGTATATTCTGGGGCGGAGCCATGCTTGTTACAATGGATTATATTTTTCCATTCTTCTCGAACGAAGAAGTAGACATAAGTTGGGGATCAATAGCTTGGGTTATCGGTGGTATATTCTTTGGTATGACCATGTATTCCTTTTCAAAAATGAAATTAAAAAAACACTTTTAA
- a CDS encoding AbgT family transporter, with protein sequence MENSQKTGFIMRALNGIERVGNKLPHPVTLFFIFAAAVVILSAIFSAIGLSVEDPINDGETIAVKNLLSSEGILYLFESAVTNFTNFAPLGTVLVTMLGIGIAERSGLISASLRGLVTSVPRTLMTAALVFGGVMSSMAADAGYVVLTPLGAVLFAGLGRHPLAGLAAAFAGVSGGFSANLLLTSLDPLLGGLTKDAAAIINPAYAEGINYAMNYYFMFVSVFLLTILGTLVTDKIVEPRLGTYQGSVKEDVNYLRPEEKRGLWGALIAFLITIAGMAILVLPSWGPLRAGHANLIDAPFFGTLVPVILIIFFIPGLVYGLITKEIKNDKDVANQLSETMATMGSYIVLAFAAAQFVAYFSESNLGTVLAVKGAAFIDATGFKGIPLILTFIAVSGFINLFIGSASAKWAIMAPVFVPMMMLSGYSPEFTQLVYRIADSTTNVISPLMPYFAIVIAFAQKYDKKVGIGTLISTMLPYSIVFTIGWVAMLLIWMLIGLPIGPGTPTVYTQ encoded by the coding sequence ATGGAGAATTCTCAGAAGACTGGTTTCATTATGCGCGCTTTGAATGGTATCGAACGAGTCGGTAATAAGCTTCCGCATCCTGTTACATTATTTTTTATTTTTGCTGCAGCTGTGGTTATTTTATCAGCCATCTTTTCTGCTATCGGACTAAGTGTAGAAGATCCAATTAACGATGGAGAGACGATTGCAGTAAAGAATCTGCTTAGCTCAGAAGGCATTCTTTATCTTTTTGAGAGTGCTGTTACCAACTTTACAAATTTTGCGCCGCTCGGAACTGTCTTGGTCACGATGCTTGGTATTGGAATTGCGGAACGGTCTGGATTAATTAGTGCATCCTTACGTGGGCTCGTTACTTCTGTTCCTCGTACATTGATGACAGCAGCTTTAGTATTCGGCGGTGTTATGTCCAGTATGGCGGCAGATGCCGGCTACGTTGTGCTAACACCGTTAGGAGCAGTGTTGTTTGCTGGCCTTGGACGACATCCATTAGCAGGTCTGGCTGCCGCATTTGCGGGGGTATCTGGTGGATTTAGTGCAAACCTTTTGCTCACATCACTTGATCCGCTTCTTGGCGGTTTAACAAAAGATGCTGCTGCCATTATTAATCCCGCCTATGCGGAAGGTATCAACTATGCGATGAACTATTACTTTATGTTTGTCTCCGTATTCCTGCTTACAATCCTAGGCACACTGGTCACAGATAAGATAGTGGAACCACGCCTCGGAACATACCAGGGAAGTGTGAAAGAAGATGTGAATTACTTGAGACCAGAGGAAAAGAGAGGCTTGTGGGGAGCACTTATTGCATTTCTCATAACGATTGCTGGTATGGCAATACTGGTTCTGCCTTCTTGGGGCCCATTACGTGCGGGGCATGCAAACCTGATTGATGCACCTTTCTTTGGAACACTTGTGCCTGTAATTCTAATCATATTTTTCATACCTGGATTAGTGTATGGACTTATCACAAAAGAAATTAAGAATGATAAAGACGTTGCTAACCAACTATCGGAAACAATGGCTACGATGGGTTCATATATCGTGCTGGCCTTTGCGGCAGCCCAATTCGTCGCTTACTTTAGCGAATCCAATTTAGGAACTGTGCTTGCTGTGAAAGGTGCAGCGTTTATTGATGCCACAGGTTTTAAAGGAATTCCGCTAATCCTCACTTTTATCGCTGTATCTGGCTTCATTAACTTATTTATTGGAAGTGCATCTGCTAAATGGGCTATCATGGCTCCGGTTTTTGTGCCGATGATGATGCTGTCAGGCTATTCACCTGAGTTCACACAGCTCGTATACAGGATAGCAGATTCCACTACAAATGTTATCTCTCCGCTCATGCCGTATTTTGCCATTGTCATCGCCTTCGCTCAGAAGTATGACAAAAAGGTGGGAATTGGAACACTAATTTCCACGATGCTTCCTTACTCGATTGTTTTTACGATTGGCTGGGTGGCGATGCTGTTAATTTGGATGCTGATAGGGCTTCCAATAGGTCCTGGAACTCCTACTGTATACACGCAGTAA
- the rlmD gene encoding 23S rRNA (uracil(1939)-C(5))-methyltransferase RlmD, producing the protein MPKAKRIELDPELMELEINQLDHKGAGQAVVRYEHELVKTHNIKVTIPKTLPGEKVRATVAWPHAKRSKADLEEIVEAHPERVTAPCPHFDLCGGCVWQHWQYEGQLKQKTNFVKNSLISQGFDPELVKDTIGMEEDPWHYRNKMEFTFAADGSMGLHEQGNFRNIIPLETCLIAGGDMKNAAMEISAWVKEYELSGYNKDTHEGLLRHLMVRQSFVTDEIMLGLFATKAPDADLADAVEQLKERIEQNYPKVKSFMWFVNTDLADRTQAEDMHLLSGRDFIYDEISGYRYRLWFDTFFQTNPVQAQKLIDLALEMANPQGTENMLELFCGVGTFSLPFASRVKKLAGIEIVESSIESAKRNASDNGISNTYFLAENARHGIDQVLEHFGTPDLLLLDPPRAGAGGKVMRKIGRSEPKKVIYVSCNPETFAEDIKELEQFGYRLDQVQPVDLFPHTVHVECVAMLEKIESN; encoded by the coding sequence ATGCCAAAAGCAAAACGCATTGAATTGGATCCAGAGTTAATGGAACTAGAAATTAACCAGTTAGATCATAAAGGGGCTGGCCAAGCAGTTGTTCGGTATGAACACGAATTGGTCAAGACTCATAACATAAAAGTAACCATCCCAAAAACACTGCCAGGTGAAAAGGTGCGCGCCACTGTAGCTTGGCCGCATGCGAAAAGATCGAAAGCCGATTTAGAGGAAATAGTTGAGGCACATCCAGAGCGTGTTACGGCACCATGTCCGCATTTTGACTTATGCGGGGGGTGCGTGTGGCAGCATTGGCAGTATGAGGGCCAGCTAAAACAAAAGACAAATTTTGTGAAGAATTCACTTATCAGCCAAGGTTTTGATCCAGAGCTTGTGAAGGATACAATCGGCATGGAGGAAGACCCGTGGCATTATCGCAATAAGATGGAGTTCACATTCGCAGCTGATGGTTCCATGGGACTTCATGAGCAAGGCAACTTCCGCAATATTATCCCGCTTGAGACATGTTTGATTGCCGGGGGAGATATGAAGAATGCTGCGATGGAGATTTCTGCTTGGGTAAAAGAGTATGAGCTAAGCGGTTATAACAAAGATACGCATGAAGGATTGCTTCGCCATTTAATGGTAAGACAGTCTTTCGTAACAGACGAAATCATGTTAGGTCTTTTCGCCACAAAAGCACCAGATGCGGACTTGGCAGATGCTGTTGAACAGCTGAAAGAGCGTATTGAACAGAACTACCCGAAAGTAAAGAGCTTCATGTGGTTCGTCAATACAGACTTGGCAGACCGTACACAAGCAGAGGACATGCATCTCTTGTCTGGACGCGACTTCATTTATGATGAAATCAGCGGCTACCGTTATCGTCTATGGTTTGACACCTTCTTCCAGACGAATCCGGTACAAGCACAAAAGCTAATCGACCTAGCGCTTGAAATGGCCAATCCACAAGGCACGGAAAATATGCTGGAGCTATTCTGCGGCGTTGGAACCTTCTCCCTGCCATTTGCCAGCCGAGTGAAAAAACTTGCTGGTATTGAGATAGTAGAAAGTTCAATTGAATCTGCCAAACGAAATGCATCTGATAATGGCATTTCTAACACGTATTTCCTTGCTGAAAATGCAAGACACGGAATTGACCAAGTTCTAGAGCACTTTGGCACACCAGACTTGCTGCTGCTTGACCCGCCACGCGCAGGTGCAGGCGGCAAAGTGATGCGTAAAATCGGACGTTCTGAACCGAAGAAAGTCATTTACGTTTCTTGTAATCCAGAAACATTTGCAGAAGATATCAAAGAGCTTGAGCAATTCGGCTACCGCCTTGATCAAGTGCAGCCAGTTGATTTGTTCCCGCATACGGTACACGTTGAGTGTGTTGCAATGCTGGAGAAGATAGAATCTAACTAA
- a CDS encoding FAD-binding oxidoreductase, producing the protein MEVLVIASETKLTGRVIFRGEPGYEEARLNWNPYTNTYPLVIVFAQEHDDVVHAIKWARENNVPLRARGGRHALERSMSVVKDGIVIDVSEMTRVRLNSKKEIALIETGIDVGPLVSSLAARGFMSPFGDSPTVGIAGLTLGGGIGPLQRTIGLASDNLIGVKMVDAEGRTIIADENNNSDLLWASRGGGGGNFGIATEYKFKVHRAPESATVFDINWPWGQFEDVVKAWQRWSPSVDYRLGTSLEVYTRTNGLLQATGLFLGPKEELTDLLEPLLTTGTPTEVNIQTLPWPAVVENRLQPDQIPTDAANKFSSSYGFQPFPDEAIKAMRYFLENATGTDSNFFFLNWGGAVSSVPPEATAFFWRDPAFYFEWSATWKKSSDAQRNIAVVERTRQMLAPFSKGSYVNVPDFNISNFGSAYYGANFDRLRQVKTKYDPNNVFNYPQSIPPLNGRSGFRLF; encoded by the coding sequence ATGGAGGTGTTAGTCATCGCATCAGAAACGAAATTAACCGGTCGTGTTATTTTCAGAGGCGAACCTGGTTATGAAGAGGCACGGCTAAATTGGAATCCGTACACGAACACATATCCCCTCGTTATTGTGTTCGCACAAGAGCATGATGATGTGGTTCATGCAATAAAATGGGCACGAGAAAATAATGTTCCTCTTCGTGCTCGGGGCGGACGCCACGCATTGGAAAGAAGTATGTCTGTTGTGAAAGATGGTATCGTCATCGACGTCAGCGAAATGACTCGAGTTCGATTAAATAGTAAGAAAGAAATAGCGCTTATCGAAACCGGCATTGATGTAGGTCCGCTTGTCAGTTCATTAGCTGCAAGAGGCTTTATGTCTCCCTTTGGAGATAGTCCTACCGTCGGGATTGCTGGTCTTACATTAGGCGGAGGAATTGGGCCGCTCCAACGTACAATTGGCCTTGCTAGTGATAATTTGATTGGTGTGAAAATGGTTGATGCTGAGGGAAGAACTATCATAGCTGATGAAAATAACAATTCTGACCTTCTGTGGGCTTCGCGTGGCGGAGGCGGAGGGAATTTTGGCATCGCTACAGAATACAAATTCAAGGTACACCGTGCCCCTGAAAGCGCAACAGTATTCGATATCAATTGGCCGTGGGGGCAATTCGAAGACGTAGTGAAAGCTTGGCAAAGATGGTCTCCTTCTGTTGATTACAGATTAGGCACTAGTTTAGAGGTTTATACGAGAACAAATGGGTTACTGCAAGCAACAGGACTGTTTCTCGGACCAAAAGAAGAGTTAACTGATTTGTTGGAACCATTGTTAACAACAGGTACGCCGACAGAGGTTAACATCCAAACGTTACCTTGGCCAGCTGTCGTTGAGAATCGCCTGCAGCCTGACCAAATACCGACAGACGCGGCAAACAAATTTTCTTCATCCTATGGTTTTCAGCCATTCCCTGATGAAGCAATCAAAGCCATGCGCTATTTTCTCGAAAATGCAACCGGCACCGATTCTAACTTCTTCTTCCTAAATTGGGGAGGCGCCGTAAGCAGCGTTCCGCCTGAAGCAACAGCATTCTTCTGGCGTGATCCAGCGTTTTACTTTGAATGGAGTGCAACCTGGAAAAAATCTTCTGACGCGCAAAGAAACATTGCTGTAGTAGAAAGAACACGCCAGATGTTAGCGCCATTCTCTAAAGGCTCTTATGTAAACGTGCCTGACTTTAATATAAGCAACTTTGGAAGTGCTTATTATGGAGCAAACTTTGACAGACTCCGGCAAGTAAAAACAAAATATGATCCAAATAATGTATTTAACTACCCGCAAAGTATCCCTCCATTAAACGGGAGATCTGGTTTTAGGTTGTTCTAA
- a CDS encoding methyl-accepting chemotaxis protein — protein MDKLIGEFQVVKENIDKIKNISDTVKGIADQSNLLGLNASIEAARAGEHGRGFTVVASEVRKMADTSKHSVEDISNQLNQITKSVAVMSEMVNKVMNSIEKNYGSIGELKGSYERIAATAERLSDIT, from the coding sequence ATGGACAAACTAATCGGCGAATTTCAGGTTGTAAAAGAAAATATCGATAAAATTAAAAACATCTCCGACACAGTAAAAGGGATAGCAGATCAATCCAATCTTTTAGGTCTGAATGCCAGCATTGAAGCGGCAAGAGCGGGGGAGCACGGACGAGGTTTTACCGTGGTGGCAAGTGAAGTTCGTAAAATGGCAGACACGAGTAAACATTCAGTTGAGGATATTTCGAACCAGTTAAATCAGATTACCAAATCAGTAGCAGTTATGTCAGAAATGGTAAACAAAGTAATGAATAGCATTGAGAAGAATTACGGATCTATTGGAGAGCTGAAAGGTTCCTATGAACGAATAGCAGCTACAGCAGAGAGATTATCAGATATAACTTAA
- the sstT gene encoding serine/threonine transporter SstT: MKNVLKQWNRFSLVQQIIIGLIIGIIFALTIPDAGTPITIFGTLFVGALKAIAPLLVLFLVMAAISQHKKGQQTNMKSVITLYLLGTFAAAVVGVVASFLFPVSISLADPPEDTAAPGGLGEVLQTLLLNVVDNPVSALVNSNFIGILAWSVLFGLALRSAPDTTKTMIAGVSDAITKVITWVIKFAPLGIMGLVYQSISENGLSSLASYGQVLALLLGSMVFVALVVNPLIAFIYIRQNPYPLVFTCLKESGITAFFTRSSAANIPVNMKLSEKLGLNKDSYSVSIPLGATINMAGAAITISVLTLATVHTLNIEVNFVTALLLSVLAAISACGASGVAGGSLLLIPLASSLFGVPADVAMQVVGIGFIIGVVQDSTETALNSSTDVLFTAVAEFKDRRKAGEKISISNKTA, encoded by the coding sequence ATGAAGAACGTACTTAAGCAGTGGAATCGGTTTAGTTTAGTGCAGCAAATTATTATTGGTCTTATTATCGGTATCATCTTTGCACTGACAATTCCCGATGCAGGAACACCTATTACGATTTTTGGAACACTGTTCGTCGGTGCATTAAAAGCAATCGCGCCTTTGCTTGTTCTTTTCTTAGTGATGGCAGCTATATCACAGCATAAAAAAGGACAGCAAACCAATATGAAATCAGTTATTACACTGTATCTTCTCGGTACTTTTGCTGCTGCGGTTGTCGGGGTAGTAGCAAGTTTTCTATTCCCAGTCAGTATATCGTTAGCTGATCCTCCGGAAGATACTGCGGCGCCAGGCGGTCTTGGAGAAGTGCTGCAGACATTATTACTTAATGTTGTTGACAACCCAGTTAGTGCACTTGTTAATTCTAACTTCATTGGGATCCTCGCGTGGTCAGTGCTGTTTGGCCTAGCACTGCGGAGTGCCCCGGATACAACGAAGACGATGATTGCAGGTGTATCTGATGCAATAACGAAAGTAATCACTTGGGTCATAAAATTCGCTCCTCTAGGAATTATGGGACTGGTCTACCAGTCAATTTCAGAGAATGGTTTGTCTTCATTGGCGAGTTATGGGCAGGTACTGGCTCTCCTGTTAGGAAGTATGGTATTTGTTGCGCTTGTCGTTAATCCGCTAATTGCTTTTATATATATTAGGCAGAATCCCTATCCGCTTGTGTTTACATGTCTGAAGGAAAGTGGCATTACGGCCTTCTTTACCCGTAGCTCGGCAGCCAACATTCCTGTTAATATGAAGCTAAGTGAGAAGCTTGGATTGAATAAGGATAGCTATTCTGTGTCTATTCCGTTAGGTGCGACAATCAATATGGCTGGTGCTGCCATTACAATATCTGTTTTAACTTTAGCCACTGTCCACACATTAAATATTGAAGTGAACTTTGTTACAGCTCTGCTATTGAGTGTCTTAGCAGCTATAAGTGCATGTGGTGCATCTGGTGTAGCCGGCGGTTCTCTGCTATTGATCCCGCTAGCGAGCAGCCTGTTCGGCGTCCCAGCCGATGTTGCCATGCAAGTAGTCGGAATCGGCTTTATCATCGGTGTCGTGCAAGACTCCACTGAAACGGCACTCAATTCTTCCACTGATGTCTTATTTACAGCTGTTGCTGAATTTAAGGATAGGCGAAAAGCAGGAGAGAAGATATCTATCTCGAATAAAACAGCATAA